The Microbacterium sp. KUDC0406 genome includes a window with the following:
- a CDS encoding sterol carrier protein domain-containing protein — MRGVRYLDADGGTRGVLAYALREQSGTFRFTLTVNHLVAETDEALRALWGFAIHHDLVTTIEGDLRPVDDPILHLVADQRAVQFTVHDHGWLRVLDVPAALAARTYRAPLEVVLRIEDALGFADGTWRLLIDASGEATVEATDAAADVTLGVVELSAIYAGGVRATQLAAAGRVHGDPGGIAAIDDAFRTAEAPTLGIWY; from the coding sequence GTGCGCGGAGTGCGCTATCTCGACGCCGACGGCGGGACCAGGGGCGTGCTCGCGTACGCGCTGAGGGAGCAATCGGGGACCTTCCGGTTCACGCTCACCGTCAACCACCTCGTCGCCGAGACCGACGAGGCGCTGCGGGCGCTGTGGGGCTTCGCCATCCATCACGACCTCGTGACCACGATCGAGGGTGATCTGCGTCCCGTCGACGACCCGATCCTGCACCTGGTGGCCGACCAGCGCGCCGTCCAGTTCACCGTGCACGACCACGGCTGGCTGCGCGTCCTCGACGTGCCGGCCGCACTCGCGGCGCGCACCTACCGCGCTCCGCTCGAGGTCGTGCTGCGCATCGAAGACGCACTGGGCTTCGCCGACGGCACCTGGCGACTGCTCATCGACGCGTCCGGCGAGGCGACGGTCGAGGCGACGGATGCGGCGGCCGACGTGACGCTGGGGGTCGTGGAGCTCTCCGCGATCTACGCGGGAGGAGTGCGCGCGACCCAGCTCGCCGCCGCCGGACGCGTCCACGGCGATCCCGGCGGGATCGCGGCGATCGACGACGCGTTCCGCACCGCCGAGGCGCCGACTCTAGGCATCTGGTACTGA
- a CDS encoding sigma-70 family RNA polymerase sigma factor, which translates to MIATLERDDIAIVDPWATGLDWPVMDDTSSDDAAARDPRRDFEEQAIPYMDQLYAAAMRMTRNPADAADLVQETFVKAYGSWATFSQGTNLKAWLYRILTNTYINIYRKKQREPFQGAIDELEDWQLGGAESTTASRSRSAEAEAIDRMPASVVKDALQQVPEDFRLAVYLADVEGFSYQEIADIMKTPIGTVMSRLHRGRRMLRELLADYAAERGIAAAGTRSTK; encoded by the coding sequence ATGATCGCCACTCTGGAGCGCGATGACATCGCCATCGTGGACCCCTGGGCGACCGGCCTAGACTGGCCGGTGATGGACGACACCTCTTCTGACGACGCTGCTGCGCGCGACCCTCGACGCGACTTCGAGGAGCAGGCGATCCCGTACATGGATCAGCTGTACGCCGCCGCCATGCGCATGACGCGCAATCCCGCCGACGCCGCCGATCTGGTGCAGGAGACGTTCGTCAAGGCGTACGGCTCATGGGCGACGTTCTCGCAGGGCACGAACCTGAAGGCCTGGCTCTACCGCATCCTGACGAACACCTACATCAACATCTATCGCAAGAAGCAGCGCGAGCCGTTCCAGGGCGCCATCGACGAGCTCGAGGACTGGCAGCTCGGCGGTGCGGAGTCCACCACGGCCTCCCGGAGCCGCTCGGCGGAGGCCGAGGCGATCGACCGGATGCCGGCATCCGTCGTCAAGGACGCGCTGCAGCAGGTTCCCGAGGACTTCCGCCTCGCGGTGTACCTGGCCGACGTCGAGGGGTTCTCCTACCAGGAGATCGCCGACATCATGAAGACGCCCATCGGCACCGTGATGAGCCGCCTGCACCGTGGCAGGCGGATGCTTCGGGAGCTGCTGGCTGACTATGCCGCCGAGCGAGGGATCGCGGCGGCCGGAACGAGGAGCACGAAATGA
- a CDS encoding GNAT family N-acetyltransferase has product MTLIDARSVAADPQSTARLADAGLEYRVVDMADATAGVAFARADARGFLDADPGEEQIARMREAWQDRRNIGVFEPGAVPEAFPVATVNSWVAPLTVPGGEVPMWAISSVTVAATHRRRGIARNLLEGELRSAASAGVPIAGLTVSEATIYSRYGFAPAIPVARVVIDPRRAGWIGVRRPAAWSTSTARPPPQSWGTCSSAPAPDGPGRSRAGSCVGCAKRVSPRTTPRARPCAECAISTPTAGPGACSRTR; this is encoded by the coding sequence GTGACTCTCATCGATGCCCGCTCCGTAGCCGCCGACCCGCAGTCCACCGCACGTCTGGCCGACGCCGGTCTCGAGTACCGCGTCGTCGACATGGCGGATGCGACCGCGGGCGTCGCGTTCGCCCGTGCCGACGCCCGCGGATTCCTCGACGCCGATCCCGGCGAGGAGCAGATCGCGCGGATGCGGGAGGCCTGGCAGGATCGCCGGAACATCGGCGTCTTCGAACCCGGAGCGGTTCCCGAGGCCTTCCCTGTGGCCACCGTGAACTCCTGGGTCGCCCCGCTGACCGTCCCCGGCGGCGAGGTCCCGATGTGGGCGATCAGCTCGGTCACCGTCGCCGCCACGCACCGCCGCCGCGGCATCGCCCGCAACCTGCTGGAGGGGGAGCTGCGCTCCGCGGCATCCGCCGGCGTGCCGATCGCGGGACTCACCGTCTCCGAGGCGACGATCTACTCGCGGTACGGCTTCGCGCCGGCGATCCCGGTCGCGCGGGTCGTGATCGACCCCCGTCGCGCGGGATGGATCGGGGTGCGGAGGCCGGCCGCCTGGAGTACATCGACCGCGAGACCACCGCCGCAGAGCTGGGGAACGTGTTCGAGCGCTCCCGCGCCCGACGGTCCGGGCAGATCCCGGGCTGGAAGCTGCGTTGGATGCGCAAAGCGGGTCTCACCGCGGACGACGCCAAGGGCGCGGCCGTGCGCGGAGTGCGCTATCTCGACGCCGACGGCGGGACCAGGGGCGTGCTCGCGTACGCGCTGA
- a CDS encoding zf-HC2 domain-containing protein produces MTDCGCEKARRDLEEYLRSEVCNTSEGEIREHLDNCPSCRDEALVAKTLTEVVARACKEAAPEELRDQVLARLRAAQAAH; encoded by the coding sequence ATGACGGACTGCGGCTGTGAGAAGGCGCGTCGCGACTTGGAGGAGTACCTGCGCTCCGAGGTCTGCAACACCTCCGAAGGCGAGATCCGGGAGCATCTCGACAACTGCCCGTCCTGCCGGGACGAGGCGCTCGTCGCCAAGACCCTGACAGAGGTCGTGGCACGCGCGTGCAAGGAGGCCGCGCCCGAAGAGCTGCGCGACCAGGTCCTCGCCCGCCTGCGCGCCGCCCAGGCCGCGCACTGA